A single genomic interval of Phaeodactylum tricornutum CCAP 1055/1 chromosome 5, whole genome shotgun sequence harbors:
- a CDS encoding predicted protein, whose product MQTLEDQKVMAEEALAGEAPVSSVGKDQEPLSISSPLPTVPEGALDDRPSETPSALFASPGQKNFDPIIKKLRRGDLVRISEAGIHSERRFRDRQGQLGRVSVCHDTVNEGTVDVEWILGGKSTKLPRNVLLYTTATQEGMTDESMVGPLGSRQRRKRKQPDTIDPNPALMQKVVKKAAPTKSKATKVLPTKAKKASSVKEKPAILPKTVASKKKSKSAGSKRKTAPAPKKTVEKKLKQKTSATQTPQPTTNILELYEKHRREFERIVARLEKVDQFGWFWDPAPAEYDEQYDTVPDPANAPAEEAVNEPKWNNMRPMQDECGTAQTSSRKDSNTVVDATLTSKSGDVTVEKPTSQNLVSSNATVSECNKSSSSLTPQPTGPITIYPSHPPYNWEMVRRRMANGRYVLDRERKEAEERVALLRPYYKAMGKKTPKRKRSGNNTRVVHPKGVNWDLFKEDVLSMCRAAIEREGEDDSEARGSVMASATKVKDAVCQAFERTGSRQMGEMEIADLRYKFSLALEKSLNEEAAMQSWRKSPYPERCYDRLSHDVVCAGLSELDEHIATYELRTNLPDRFVGISYRYDDTGQSEAWMKSVVDETESLDRKRKSANEEKQAALALAGDDGVTRAQVYASVQSLLIGVQDKVMTDLGVLKQPELRSANWFSSGTSSGHCPTSTQPTNDQHRANGVCLDEKKSPEVVEQPVWGMDCYTRRNIASCLETDFDPATALHFIEKWLLPAINACPIDLAHKISNAARILEGLPFESMEDGEYGEKENINDRKTPEKLWAYSPLGKALREKIKVAAPVWLTAAAYLLRKAYTALGPDFFRVHPKGHGSVLLNSKVGANTLVTFYRGEVYPSWRWGEKMDAIEITQSRKALKPALPDFYNMALERPQIDPRGYGLLFVDASRKAGHGSSLSHSCAPTCEVRVTAVNGELTLAMTTLRELEMGEELTFDYNAVTESLNEYRSAVCLCGYGKCRGSFLHFATADCYQLVLNRNAPIATRFANLVKGSMKQVMSDEDTRVLHNHGFLTAAFGAISVNRRNLLEGGQKGVLDTLDIVPVWLRTFVADTLRYIEYERRALPIALICDHVSSAKRKSTLETASRSSGKAPTKPEPPFFYFCRSEVDLLKALLKKDGFPDSVSGMQLNHAIKKVGSNYWQGLTEEKKEYWKKLAEADFQRRKKVWHKSQTVSISKGLKTSGKTENTESKTLDMNDLLHASDVSFPDADSEGVSAMEQRIQQLTQALSRIGRVLDRHRELVLEEASNDPVEPSAKSLLDVVHAPLKVCSDLKVIGWLWNGTNGVVPSLFECIESARYARPELLEKLILVRTKYGRLDSFSAYELDDLCLNNTQIIEGRRELAEALMEFRKTILDELRIMAKEFRNNKICVTPASKLAPDHVLDYATQATSELPEFDKILFSGSRENNQESTEQSRALDEEPIVEENASSAIARTMEYLVTEVERRGQKAERQSSFEIDRKPPKIDSCKSKSMSKTQQFESKGLFENSGWLEHYNERFVLHACADLLLFYARTKTFFEMNSYKLLESTPIEVYARELGNAVPRSAIDANIIDRRGVAFKETAFVSSDDGRVATSIHTVKTFEDATSRTQKISKLCSPDDIVAEVTVTYNEDYVLSQLLQWYNGGIGLKPGMPDMIGCVVLPSIPECFSSEMLEKSNVKPDKRTTYETKIRPRLIEWLQDPYQRGNPWPDSVKKAFLRPGSSSAQLLLFGSPVIDFLATGDESSILDVLGDLNSDNKIESKSASAVMLSSVDKGRPAQAISTWVQCENPVCLKWRKVPWHVDVDLLPEKFYCKDNAWNPNANSCTKAEDDWDNADAMVGRDGKVEGSPIRKKKHSELSPIEESSFTAGARFDILRKEKYVVGRVVKVDFSGKVKRILFHFLKKHSKYDEWIEFGSPRISSLHSKIAPRAAKAAVDVSYVSSLREVGQDVAKGRTPAKQAKGKKLNAKPKVRRRDVPHKRLIPSHGDRPSEICQQIDTGMRSANDMKSLVDRVQEKMELTVNENLKQLKKTKKAGGIADVEVQPESILRPEKRKKIDLTRSASRTQFSGGEFRSLKSTLVEKVNGPLLADSLPSQTHLTVSKPSQNGSGGSDTSVTKDLDWTTTTQNSISNGFHRLTPGTSETPGATDGTCKCDDQPLTTIIRPQSLPFQEDTSRMSTDAQCSTGRGVIGT is encoded by the exons ATGCAAACACTAGAAGATCAAAAAGTTATGGCGGAAGAAGCATTGGCTGGAGAAGCCCCGGTGTCTTCGGTGGGCAAAGACCAGGAACCGCTGTCGATTTCTTCACCTTTGCCTACCGTGCCGGAAGGAGCTCTCGACGATCGCCCGTCGGAAACTCCTTCGGCACTATTTGCTTCGCCAGGTCAGAAAAACTTTGATCCAATAATCAAGAAGCTACGACGAGGCGATCTGGTGCGCATTTCGGAAGC TGGCATTCATTCCGAGAGGCGCTTCCGCGATCGCCAAGGCCAACTTGGTCGGGTGAGTGTATGTCACGATACGGTAAATGAGGGAACCGTGGATGTGGAATGGATCTTGGGAGGCAAGTCGACCAAGTTGCCTAGAAACGTGCTGCTCTACACCACAGCGACTCAAGAGGGAATGACGGACGAGTCGATGGTGGGGCCCTTGGGTTCTCGACAACGCCGGAAACGCAAGCAACCGGATACTATTGATCCAAACCCGGCGCTGATGCAAAAAGTCGTCAAAAAGGCAGCCCCTACAAAGAGCAAAGCCACGAAAGTGTTGCCGACAAAGGCGAAAAAAGCAAGCTCGGTGAAGGAAAAGCCAGCGATATTACCAAAGACGGTTgcgtcgaaaaagaaatctaAGTCGGCAGGATCCAAACGCAAGACGGCTCCCGCTCCGAAAAAAACTGTCGAAAAGAAGCTGAAACAGAAGACTTCTGCAACGCAAACTCCGCAACCGACAACGAATATTCTCGAGCTGTATGAGAAACACCGGCGAGAGTTTGAACGCATCGTGGCGCGGCTAGAAAAGGTGGATCAGTTCGGTTGGTTCTGGGATCCGGCCCCGGCGGAGTATGACGAGCAATACGACACTGTACCCGATCCAGCGAACGCTCCTGCGGAAGAAGCGGTCAATGAGCCGAAATGGAACAATATGCGACCTATGCAAGACGAGTGCGGTACAGCTCAGACTTCTTCAAGGAAAGATTCCAATACTGTAGTAGACGCAACACTGACATCGAAATCGGGGGATGTCACTGTTGAAAAACCAACGTCACAAAATTTAGTGTCGTCCAACGCGACTGTGTCCGAATGTAACAAATCATCTTCAAGCCTTACTCCCCAACCCACAGGTCCCATAACGATCTATCCGTCACATCCTCCTTACAATTGGGAGATGGTTAGACGACGGATGGCAAATGGTCGATACGTTCTGGATCGCGAACGGAAAGAAGCAGAGGAACGTGTTGCTCTACTTCGACCATACTACAAAGCGAtggggaagaagacgccCAAGAGGAAAAGGAGTGGAAACAATACTCGTGTGGTACATCCTAAGGGGGTTAACTGGGATCTTTTCAAAGAGGATGTGCTGAGTATGTGTAGGGCCGCAATAGAGAGGGAAGGCGAAGACGACTCAGAAGCTCGAGGCTCAGTGATGGCGTCGGCGACTAAAGTAAAGGACGCCGTCTGCCAAGCTTTTGAGAGAACAGGCTCTCGGCAAATGGgggaaatggaaattgcCGATCTCCGATACAAGTTTTCCTTAGCTCTTGAGAAAAGCCTCAACGAGGAAGCGGCGATGCAGAGCTGGAGGAAATCACCATATCCGGAAAGATGCTACGATCGACTGTCGCATGACGTGGTATGTGCAGGCCTATCCGAGTTGGACGAGCACATTGCTACCTACGAGCTTCGGACGAATCTTCCAGACAGGTTTGTAGGAATTTCGTATCGATACGATGATACTGGACAGAGCGAAGCCTGGATGAAGTCAGTTGTCGACGAAACAGAGTCGCTTGACCGAAAGAGGAAAAGTGCAAACGAGGAAAAACAAGCtgccttggctttggctggAGACGACGGAGTAACTAGAGCTCAGGTATACGCATCAGTGCAGTCGCTGCTTATCGGTGTGCAAGACAAAGTCATGACAGATTTAGGCGTTTTGAAGCAGCCTGAACTACGGAGTGCCAATTGGTTCTCATCCGGGACTAGCAGTGGGCATTGTCCGACGTCAACACAACCGACAAACGATCAGCATCGTGCAAATGGCGTGTGTCTTGATGAAAAAAAGTCTCCGGAAGTAGTCGAACAACCTGTATGGGGAATGGATTGCTACACGAGGCGAAACATTGCATCGTGCCTTGAGACGGATTTTGACCCAGCGACTGCGCTGCACTTCATCGAAAAGTGGTTACTACCGGCGATTAATGCCTGTCCTATTGATCTTGCGCACAAAATATCAAATGCAGCTCGGATACTTGAAGGATTGCCGTTTGAATCGATGGAGGATGGGGAATATGGAGAGAAAGAGAACATCAATGATCGCAAAACTCCGGAGAAACTGTGGGCGTACTCTCCGCTTGGCAAGGCGCTGCGTGAAAAAATTAAAGTTGCTGCTCCAGTCTGGTTGACCGCTGCAGCATATCTTTTGCGAAAAGCTTACACCGCTTTAGGTCCTGACTTTTTCCGAGTACACCCAAAAGGCCATGGGTCAGTTTTACTGAATTCCAAAGTTGGCGCAAACACGCTTGTAACGTTTTATCGTGGAGAGGTATATCCATCTTGGAGATGGGGTGAAAAAATGGACGCAATTGAGATCACACAAAGTAGAAAAGCGCTAAAACCAGCTCTGCCTGATTTTTATAACATGGCCTTGGAGCGACCCCAGATCGACCCTCGCGGCTACGGTCTCCTCTTTGTCGATGCTTCAAGGAAAGCAGGTCACGGATCTTCTTTGTCCCATAGCTGTGCGCCGACATGCGAGGTTCGAGTTACCGCTGTTAACGGCGAGCTCACCCTTGCGATGACAACATTGAGAGAGCTAGAAATGGGGGAGGAGCTGACATTTGATTACAATGCTGTCACCGAGTCTTTAAATGAGTATCGATCTGCGGTCTGTCTCTGCGGATACGGGAAATGCAGAGGTTCTTTCTTACATTTTGCAACCGCAGATTGCTACCAATTAGTTTTGAATCGAAATGCCCCTATTGCAACTCGTTTTGCAAACCTTGTAAAAGGAAGTATGAAGCAGGTCATGTCCGACGAGGACACTCGGGTATTGCACAATCATGGCTTTCTGACTGCGGCCTTCGGCGCGATCAGTGTAAACCGCCGCAATTTATTGGAAGGGGGGCAAAAGGGTGTTTTGGATACTTTGGATATTGTCCCTGTTTGGTTACGAACTTTTGTTGCTGACACCTTGCGCTACATTGAATACGAGCGCAGGGCCTTGCCAATCGCGTTGATTTGTGATCATGTTTCTTCGGCAAAGCGAAAATCTACTTTGGAAACGGCTTCCAGGAGTTCAGGGAAGGCGCCAACAAAGCCTGAGCCCCCATTTTTTTACTTTTGTCGCTCCGAAGTCGATCTACTGAAAGCTTTGCTGAAGAAAGATGGATTCCCAGACTCGGTGTCTGGGATGCAGCTCAATCATGCCATCAAGAAAGTTGGCTCAAACTACTGGCAGGGCCTTACGGAAGAGAAGAAGGAGTATTGGAAGAAGCTTGCTGAAGCCGATTTCCAAAGGCGGAAAAAAGTATGGCATAAGTCTCAAACTGTAAGTATTTCCAAAGGTCTAAAAACATCGGGGAAAACTGAGAATACTGAATCAAAAACTTTAGACATGAACGACCTGCTGCATGCTTCTGATGTCTCGTTCCCAGACGCGGATTCAGAGGGTGTCTCTGCAATGGAGCAGCGCATTCAGCAACTTACTCAGGCGCTTAGTCGAATAGGGAGAGTTCTGGATCGACACAGAGAGCTCGTTTTAGAAGAAGCTAGCAACGATCCTGTTGAACCAAGTGCCAAGTCTTTATTGGATGTTGTCCATGCACCACTGAAAGTGTGCTCAGACTTGAAGGTCATCGGGTGGTTGTGGAATGGTACGAATGGTGTCGTGCCGTCTTTATTTGAGTGTATTGAGAGCGCTCGATACGCAAGACCTGAGCTTCTGGAAAAGCTGATATTGGTTCGAACGAAATACGGCCGCCTCGACTCTTTCAGTGCCTACGAATTGGATGATCTGTGTTTGAACAACACGCAAATCATAGAGGGGCGCCGAGAGCTGGCAGAAGCCTTGATGGAATTCCGGAAAACCATACTTGATGAATTGAGAATTATGGCCAAGGAATTTAGAAATAACAAGATTTGTGTGACTCCGGCCTCGAAGTTGGCACCAGACCATGTTCTAGATTACGCTACACAGGCAACGTCAGAGTTGCCAGAATTTGATAAAATACTTTTCTCTGGAAGCAGAGAAAACAATCAAGAAAGCACGGAGCAGAGCAGAGCTTTGGACGAAGAACCCATTGTTGAGGAGAATGCAAGCTCCGCTATTGCTAGAACGATGGAGTATTTAGTCACAGAAGTTGAACGAAGAGGTCAAAAAGCGGAGCGCCAATCTAGCTTTGAAATCGACAGAAAGCCTCCAAAGATCGACTCATGCAAGTCAAAGTCAATGAGTAAGACGCAACAATTTGAGTCCAAAGgacttttcgaaaatagTGGCTGGCTTGAGCATTACAACGAGCGTTTTGTGTTGCATGCCTGTGCTGACTTGCTACTGTTCTACGCCCGTACAAAAACATTTTTTGAGATGAATTCCTACAAATTATTGGAGTCCACTCCGATTGAGGTCTACGCAAGAGAACTCGGCAATGCTGTGCCGCGATCTGCAATCGATGCTAATATTATAGATCGAAGAGGTGTAGCCTTTAAAGAAACCGCCTTCGTCAGCTCGGACGATGGGAGAGTCGCTACGTCTATCCACACTGTAAAAACCTTTGAGGATGCTACTTCCAGAACGCAGAAAATTTCGAAGCTTTGCTCACCTGATGATATTGTTGCCGAAGTTACTGTAACATACAATGAAGACTACGTTCTGTCCCAGCTTCTGCAATGGTACAACGGTGGTATAGGCTTGAAGCCCGGGATGCCTGACATGATTGGCTGTGTTGTATTGCCATCGATTCCGGAATGTTTTTCCAGCGAAATGCTTGAAAAGTCAAACGTGAAACCGGATAAGAGGACTACGTATGAAACAAAAATTCGCCCCCGTCTGATCGAGTGGCTACAAGATCCCTACCAAAGGGGAAATCCATGGCCTGACAGCGTCAAAAAAGCATTCCTCCGACCTGGATCTTCGTCCGCGcaacttttgctttttggaTCCCCTGTCATTGACTTTCTTGCCACAGGAGACGAATCCAGTATCCTAGACGTCTTAGGGGATTTGAATTCTGATAACAAGATTGAGTCAAAGAGCGCTTCTGCCGTTATGTTGTCTTCTGTGGACAAAGGTCGGCCTGCTCAGGCCATTTCAACCTGGGTACAATGTGAAAATCCTGTTTGTTTGAAATGGAGAAAAGTACCATGGCATGTTGACGTAGACCTGTTACCGGAGAAGTTCTATTGTAAGGACAACGCCTGGAACCCCAATGCTAACTCTTGTACGAAAGCTGAAGACGATTGGGACAATGCGGATGCCATGGTTGGTAGAGACGGCAAGGTCGAAGGCTCACCGATACGTAAAAAGAAGCATTCAGAGCTTTCGCCTATTGAAGAGAGTAGTTTCACAGCTGGTG CTCGTTTTGATATTTTGCGAAAGGAGAAGTATGTAGTTGGTCGGGTTGTGAAAGTGGATTTCTCCGGCAAAGTAAAGCGTATCTTGTTTCATTTTCTGAAAAAGCATTCCAAGTATGATGAATGGATCGAATTTGGCTCGCCCCGTATTTCTTCTCTGCACTCCAAGATTGCTCCACGTGCAGCAAAGGCCGCCGTCGATGTTTCCTacgtttcttctttgcgcGAAGTTGGCCAGGATGTGGCGAAGGGAAGAACACCCGCAAAACAAGCGAAAGGCAAGAAACTTAATGCAAAACCGAAAGTTCGTAGACGAGATGTTCCACATAAGCGGCTAATCCCCTCACACGGGGATCGTCCCTCGGAAATATGCCAGCAGATCGATACAGGAATGAGGTCTGCTAACGATATGAAGTCGCTGGTGGATAGAGTGCAGGAGAAAatggaattgacagtgaatgaaaaCTTGAAGCAATTGAAAAAAACGAAGAAAGCTGGAGGTATAGCAGATGTGGAGGTTCAACCCGAGAGTATTTTAAGACCtgaaaagagaaagaagataGATTTAACACGCTCGGCATCAAGAACACAATTCTCCGGTGGGGAGTTTCGGAGTTTGAAGAGTACCTTGGTGGAGAAAGTCAACGGACCTCTGCTGGCGGATTCGTTGCCTTCTCAAACtcacttgactgtgagtaaacCGTCCCAAAACGGATCAGGTGGTAGTGATACTTCGGTGACCAAAGACCTGGATTGGACTACAACGACCCAGAACTCTATATCAAACGGATTTCATCGACTTACTCCCGGTACTTCAGAGACTCCTGGGGCCACCGACGGTACCTGTAAATGTGATGACCAACCCTTGACAACAATCATCAGACCACAGTCCCTTCCTTTTCAGGAAGATACAAGCAGAATGAGCACGGATGCTCAATGTAGCACCGGTAGAGGAGTAATTGGAACGTAG
- a CDS encoding predicted protein, with amino-acid sequence MRISGSYPSHSSAMLVWFAMFATTTRISWSFPAVSSSPHRILDRYASTLALSSSSETASLEPTYQAVFDFAKPTTVNGFDRIDDVIMGGVSTSTLQSATDDAYARWFGNCRVDGGGFCGIRTLPFVEPLRVASTDASPSDGGGFYLVARLASDDEPQRRVWKMTTRVKPDRGELLYQARYHLERASPDAEGWSRVQVPFDSFQLVRGPRTIPDGPPLNVTGGIYQIGMTLSKFELGANVSELENFRPGFFELQIKEIGVYTKREDNQQDGVSKPRVLSKDEAQKKRPLFLKLVLPVSTAFFTEQSQRRKSAMRLLREKRGLSRGRAILFGLKSRSKSSGIIAAIGKMFCILVADSFRTVARAVLQVGFVYPTRFVRRILAVVSGKPTKPKLS; translated from the exons ATGCGTATCTCTGGATCTTATCCATCGCATTCGTCAGCGATGCTGGTGTGGTTCGCCATGTTCGCAACCACTACGAGAATTAGTTGGTCGTTTCCTGCCGTGTCGTCATCGCCGCATCGGATACTTGACCGCTACGCATCCACGTTGgctttgtcttcttccagcgAAACAGCGAGTTTGGAACCCACTTACCAAGCTGTCTTTGACTTTGCCAAACCTACCACGGTCAACGGGTTTGATCGAATCGATGATGTCATCATG GGCGGTGTTTCGACGTCGACCTTGCAATCTGCAACAGATGACGCCTATGCCAGATGGTTTGGCAACTGCCGCGTGGACGGCGGAGGATTTTGTGGTATTCGCACTTTGCCGTTCGTCGAGCCTCTTCGGGTAGCGAGTACCGACGCTAGTCCCAGCGACGGCGGCGGGTTTTATTTGGTAGCACGCTTGGCGAGCGACGACGAACCCCAGAGGCGGGTATGGAAAATGACGACGCGCGTCAAACCAGATCGCGGGGAACTACTGTACCAAGCACGGTATCACCTTGAACGCGCGTCGCCTGATGCGGAAGGGTGGTCACGTGTTCAAGTACCGTTTGATTCGTTCCAATTGGTGCGGGGACCACGAACTATTCCAGACGGACCACCCCTAAATGTCACGGGTGGAATATATCAGATCGGTATGACCTTGTCCAAGTTTGAACTAGGAGCGAATGTGTCGGAACTTGAGAACTTTCGTCCGGGTTTCTTTGAATTGCAAATCAAAGAAATTGGAGTTTATACTAAAAGAGAAGACAACCAACAGGACGGAGTTTCCAAGCCCAGAGTGTTGTCCAAGGACGAAGCCCAAAAGAAACGGCCGCTTTTTCTGAAGCTGGTGTTGCCCGTTTCCACAGCCTTTTTTACGGAGCAAAG TCAACGCCGCAAGTCCGCCATGCGTCTTTTACGAGAGAAGCGGGGACTGTCTCGGGGGCGAGCGATTCTCTTTGGCCTGAAAAGTCGATCGAAAAGTTCAGGTATTATCGCAGCGATTGGCAAAATGTTCTGTATTCTGGTAGCCGACAGCTTCCGCACCGTAGCGAGAGCAGTGCTCCAAGTAGGATTCGTGTATCCCACCAGATTTGTACGGAGAATACTCGCGGTGGTGTCCGGGAAACCAACAAAACCGAAACTATCGTAG
- a CDS encoding predicted protein yields the protein MRRGVSTQSALRLLGLSQHEIARLTIADLRRAYFVAAKKCHPDTKASADDNDNDSDSNIHDEFLQLTTAYEVLHAHVTNNPLDESLAITEDEEIEFRTACQQQLGISAEIVEECKRTPAFRRWLSGRTDAAFHWRNFFLSNGGLAPKLKIIAGALSMPDGQEIQVGRRKRPPRRR from the coding sequence ATGCGTCGGGGGGTTTCAACTCAGTCAGCTCTGCGCCTGCTCGGATTGTCACAGCACGAAATCGCTCGTTTGACTATAGCAGACCTTAGACGGGCCTACTTTGTCGCGGCGAAAAAGTGCCATCCTGATACGAAAGCCAGCgcggacgacaacgataaCGACTCGGACAGTAACATACACGACGAATTTCTGCAGCTTACGACTGCCTACGAAGTCTTGCACGCTCACGTCACGAACAATCCTCTCGACGAATCCTTGGCTATtaccgaagacgaagaaattgaatTCCGGACCGCTTGTCAGCAACAGCTTGGAATATCGGCcgaaattgtggaagaaTGCAAGCGGACTCCAGCCTTTCGCCGTTGGCTAAGTGGCCGAACGGATGCGGCGTTTCACTGGCGCAACTTTTTTCTGTCAAACGGTGGACTGGCGCCCAAGCTCAAAATTATTGCCGGAGCCTTGTCCATGCCCGACGGACAAGAAATTCAGGTCGGCCGGCGAAAACGACCGCCACGACGAAGGTAA
- the ELO5b gene encoding long chain acyl-coa elongase (Similar to long chain fatty acid elongases. Probably involved in docosahexaenoic acid or eicosapentaenoic acid biosynthesis. Membrane bound, probably ER-targeted.) has product MKVSLLEKLWTVWNPSILDSIDGRPISSSIRGLFTDFEYDRLPTNPYVAALLRPEVVLGLIVLYLVSKSPLQWAMKVTRFDSTSGAFHTFIALHNLGLAVFSWICAWNSWTAVLLHVHQFGLWSTYCDPDGRLWQNGLGVWSTIFYISKYYEFLDTWVLVLKGKDASFLQVYHHAGIVFCMWGAVASQSAWLLFVVLLNSVIHTLMYLYFFIKTISPTTEIKIAKYLTMAQITQFMVGITCTLGVLYMGDSCDSQSSRFALVCLHVYGWGLIALFMAFAKRKYKKS; this is encoded by the coding sequence ATGAAAGTTTCGCTACTCGAAAAGCTATGGACTGTTTGGAATCCATCGATTCTCGACAGCATCGACGGTAGGCCGATCTCTTCCAGCATTCGAGGCTTATTCACAGATTTTGAGTACGACCGTCTACCTACGAACCCTTACGTCGCTGCACTTCTTCGACCTGAGGTTGTCCTCGGGCTCATCGTGCTCTACCTCGTTTCCAAGTCTCCCCTACAATGGGCAATGAAAGTTACACGCTTTGACTCCACAAGTGGAGCCTTTCACACCTTCATTGCCCTGCACAATCTCGGATTGGCCGTCTTTTCGTGGATTTGCGCGTGGAATTCTTGGACAGCGGTCCTGTTACATGTACATCAGTTCGGGCTGTGGTCGACGTACTGCGATCCGGACGGTAGACTTTGGCAGAATGGCCTCGGCGTGTGGTCAACGATCTTTTACATTTCTAAATACTACGAGTTTCTCGATACCTGGGTGTTGGTACTCAAAGGCAAGGATGCGAGCTTTTTGCAAGTTTACCACCACGCCGGTATTGTCTTTTGTATGTGGGGTGCAGTAGCTAGTCAATCTGCTTGGCTCCtttttgttgtgttgttgaaCAGCGTCATTCACACGCTCATGTACCTGTACTTCTTTATCAAGACGATCAGCCCAACCACCGAGATCAAGATAGCCAAGTATTTGACTATGGCGCAAATTACGCAATTTATGGTCGGAATCACGTGCACCCTAGGTGTTTTGTATATGGGAGACTCTTGCGATTCGCAGAGCTCAAGGTTTGCCTTGGTTTGCTTGCACGTGTACGGATGGGGTTTGATTGCACTTTTTATGGCGTTCGCCAAGCGCAAATACAAGAAATCATAA